The Solea solea chromosome 15, fSolSol10.1, whole genome shotgun sequence genome segment gacagcagcagcagcagcagcagctggagagcgcagcagcagcagcagcagcaaagccGCATGAGGCGGCCTCAgcgcggcagcagcagcagcagcagcaggaggcggCGGCTGTCAGCGGCGGCAGCCCCAAACAAGCgccgccacctcctcctcctcctccttacagCGACTCCAGTGATGCGACCAAACCCGAAACGTGCAATTTCCTCAACGCTATATTCCTCTTCCTGTTCAGAGAGCTGCGGGACACTCCTGTGGTCAGACACTGGCTCACCAAGAAGATAAAGGTGGAGTttgaggagctgctgcagacCAAGACCGCAGGTCGCCTCCTGGAGGGACTGAGCCTCCGGGACATTTCCCTGGGAAACTCTCTGCCCGTGTTCAAGAGCGCCACGCTGATGAAGCCGGTGCACGTGAACGAGGACGGCATGCCCGAGGAGCTCAACTTCGAGGTGGACATCGAGTACAATGGCGGCTTCCACCTCGCCATCGACGTGGAGCTGGTGTTCGGCAAGTCCGCCTACCTGTTCGTGAAGATGCGGCGCGTGGTGGGCAGACTGAGGCTGCAGTTCACGCGCATGCCCTTCTCCCACTGGTCCTTCTCCTTCCTGGACGACCCACTGGTGGACTTTGAGGTCAAGTCTCAGTTTGAAGGCAGACCGCTGCCACAGCTCACCTCCATCATAGTCAACCAGCTGAAGCGGGTCATCAAGAAGAAACACACCTTACCCAACTATAAGATCAGGtgagtcaacaacaacaacaacaacaacacctgaGCAGTCATGGTTagaaatacaaaccatttacttcAAACTCAGACAGCCCTATGTTTAACACTAGCCTTACCTACTCTTGAGTGATGAGGAAACTCTTCCTCCTAAAtcatcctctcacacacacacctgagtcaGAACACTGTGGTACTGAGTCTAGTTAGCTACTGTCCAAACATGGAGTAACACTGTTACTGTGGTCTAATGGAATCAGCTGTTTGGAGGGGCCCCCTGCTCAGTTTGGGGCCCGAGGCCATTGGATACTTTGCTTACCCTGTTGCAGCACACCTGCTGTTGTCTCGTATCACTGAAGGAAGAACCATCCTCCTAAACTAACCTACAGTCTGTGTTTAGTTTACAGCAGCACGTGTGATACTCCAACGAACGGTTATTTTCATCatggattcatctgtcgatGATGTTTGTCAAACTCAGAAGTGAtggtgttctcaaatgtcttgttttgtcctcaaaccaaagtgattcggtttgaatgatttctttgttttatggagcaaagaaaccacaaaatattcacatattcacaaacactgattcattgattgtcaaaatagttcaTAATCAATGTAATAATCGATGCAGCCAGAGTTAAATATGAGGAAAATGCTTCAGTGAATTTTCCTCATATTTGCTGCTCCTCCTGAATCATTTCCTCATTCCTCCAGCAGTTAAGAAGAAGCCTTTGACTCTGTGTATTTCCAAGTTTCTGTGTAAACGTGTGAGGGAATGGTCACTGGTATTGGTTGGTGCTGAATGTACCCTGCCTGGGACACACCTGCTGTCCACGTTACACTGGCATTTTCATTTTACACTCCCTCAGAATAGAGAAGTTTGAAAAGGCtgctgtctttgaaatgactctcAGTTTCACTGCAGAGGAGACAACCTTCTTGCTGTTGACATCAACACACATGATATcgagtgcttaacaaatgtgaGGTTTAAGCCACAGCTGCACTAAATTAACAAAACATCATGTCAAATTAGAATTATTTACTAActttcctgaacagaaaagtgAATTttagtgattgattgattagtgacttctcagagaagaagctcaGTGACCCGCTTCACATTTGGGTTTAAAACGGTGAATTcactttatttgacaaatagagctgcaactaaccattgttttcataatcgatgaatctgtcaattattttctcgattaatcgtttggtccataaaatattagaaaaccttaaaaaatgttgatcggtgttcatcaaacctggaaatgatgatgttctcaaatgtcttgttttgtccacaaaccaaaatgattcacttttaatgttttctttgttatcagagcaaagaaatgaagaaaatattcacatttaagaaactgaaacaatcagaaatctttttttaatcatggaaaaagcaaaactgattaacatttttagtttacATTTTAGTTTTGAAAACAAGATTTTGAAAGATTATGTATGTttaggttatttatttatttattcacattactgtcattattattattataattataataatattccaTGTGCTGATATATCTGGGGTGCTTGGGCTAATTACAGATCTAATTTAAATACAGTTTCCCTGTGTCCAACTGCAAAGGttatttagtctcttctgtaaataaattatacattttcttcattgcacaaaataaatgaatataaataaattcagCAATATCATttgatatctatatatatcaTGATTAGGGACTTTTATtacttccgatacgataccgatattgatccgatacgatatcaacacgaatcatacatacttgaATTACTTGTAGTATGCAATGTTataataggcttgatcaagtgatattacttaaacagagaacaatagtatgagaaaaactgacccatttattattaaccaatggttacatcaattttaaccttcagcATAAGAATATCGGATTTTTTTCCATgataatttcatacagtctatggttcatttcatcaggaggaaagtaccaagtgctcatgggggtgttttcatagcagccgtgtttcacaggtaacagcgtgtcttcagagaacaccccccttgttttcattattttggattagcccaaccctcACAGGTTGAGTGActcgtcccgcaggtaaaccTGGAGCCCGGGGACCAgccccgcagacgtacttagctccgtgtgtggagcttcaggacacatttaaaacacacaaagctcttgtCATGGCTgctttttggggtataattaaaaaacggaggctgttgaaagtcgacaggtggcgctggtttatgaaataatgttgtttcagcagctcgcctcaggatgagctagcgtggtgctaacGGCTAGCTCGCACTCGCTGTGTGGCTTCGTAGCCtttgatttcagaggttaatgGAAAATGTTTAACTTCTGAAATatcagtagcacacacacactgttgttgtgatcatgtgatctacatacatccaacacacagagcccacgtgatcacaacaggcgctgctggatagaagtgctggagtggaatggactgttgtattggaggcagtccgatataatcccATACTTGTTTCTTGGCTGATATCAGATCAGGACATCCCAAATCATGATGAAAATCAAATCATTATTTCTGTCAAGCTTAAAAGTAAAACTGGGCGTTCTCTCAATTTTAGGCTGGATTCCCATATATGagatatgtggatataaagctgcacacaggatgtTTCTGTGGACTCACAGTGACcatacactgtaaatgaaatctagtctactgtttatgatcttaACATTCACATTCTATTATTTCCTaagctttttaatgttaaatgaaggatatttacgtgtgttagccgtcaaattctgctataacacaaatcgTAAGtcttaaaatgaaagaagtgttattaagtgacttAACTGAAATATAATGTATTGTTTAATCaataatatactatactactaataataatactgttaTTATGTAGTATGGATGTGGCCCGAGTCAGAGCAGTCGATGAGATTGTGGCAGTCTTTGTTTGGCTTTGCTGTGAATTGACTTTATGCCGATCGATAACGGAGATAATTTTTAGTTACAGAGACACTAACTGAGTCGCTGTCAAGCAGGTGAAAGTGTTTTGCAGTAAGAGTAAAAAcatatttggcaaataacaataaataattcaaCACTAAACAAAGCCATGTAATTGAAGTAATTTTAAACTTGTATTGTTGTCTCTGTAAAACACAGCTTATTAAGAACCACAGGAAGGTCTTTGTGtcggtcagtgtgtgtgagcgaggaTAAGGACCAGGCTCATGAATTATTAGCAGCTAACATAAGTGTCATGGCAGTTAAAGATGGTCAGTTTTTTGGTTAGTTACTCTGAGGATCTCTGAGGACATCTGAGGATCTCTGAGGACCTCTTGCCCAGGATGGCTGAAGATGACACTGGACAGTCACTCTGTTGACATTTCAACATTGAATTTTATTATTGAATATCTCTGTTTTATGAGTATGTATCTACATCCCACAGACTCAGTTGCCATGGAAATGGTCCTTTTTTGGCTTAATTGTCATGACAACTAAGCAAACTCCTAAAGACCGTGAGATACAGTTAAAAAGATcataataatgtgtttattttaaactctGACAAATAAAATCCAAGAAGTATGTATACACCTGCTATAAACCATTATTAGAGTCAGGTTTACTCTTTAAATGGCTGTGGGTTCACTCAGTGTTAGAGAAAATTATAACATTAAATAACTATGCAGACATGTTTTCCTCAGTGCAGTTTGAGCAACAATAGTAAAGctgtacaaataataataagaaaggtttcttgaagctgctcctctaatcTGAACACGCCACATATCCTGCATTACTTACTCTGACGCTGCTGGAGTGAAgaatatttgacaaataaggataaagtggtagaaaatggatggaacaGCATTTTCCTTATTACACACTCCATAATTCTTGAAAACTAAATGCGGCTTGAGAAAGCAACAAGCAAATATTCTCCACATGTACTTTTTGTTGCATTTCGTAAACTTTTCATTTCCCCTTTTTGtggtaaatgtgttgtttcagCTTTATTATGGTCTGCTGGTCAACGTCTGCCAAACTCTGGTGAACAAGCTCCCGACAAAAACAGCCTTTCACAGTTTGACTAATGGCCTCATGTCATGTAAGctagctttctttctttctttctttctttctttctctctctctctctctctctctctctctctctctctctgcctacCTACTTACACACTACCCACAGAACagttgatctctctctctctctctctctctctctctctctctctctctctgcctacCTACTTACACACTACCCACAGAACAGTTGAACACTATGATGTAATGATTAGGGGGTTTTCAGTTTGAACGTGTTCACATGTTGTAGCATTTGTACACAGGCATAGACATTAAAGTAACTGAATATAGTCAAAATGATATATTATTTGGTATTTgtacacaaaaaacaactaaatactATGGGATGGTCATTTAGTATATAACCACTTTAAACATGCTAACCTCCAGTTAGAAACtcacaagatgcattcaaagaccctgggaCGCTTTGGTCATTTCTGCAGAATCTACAGCATGTTGagtttagaggagcagcttcaagatgcttTCAAGAAATTCTGTAAATTCCatcacctctgcaaacacacgtgAAGCCCACTcactaaatgcttgctgctgctgtcgccgcTGCCTTGTGATCGTAGATGCACCGTAAATTACTACAAGTAGTTATCAGAGTGGAAATATTTGACTGTAGGTGGACATCAAttaatcagtggccgacagtctgacGATGTGAGATGAGATGATGTAATGACAAGAAGCCTGAGAGGATGAAAGCTGAACTGTGGGATTTGCTGAATGACACATATGGTAGTTCTGTGGAGGGCTGGAACCTCAGCACACTGGAGGTAATCCCGGCATTAGAGCATCTTTACTTCATTCATCATTCCAGCTTcctgttttcattcttttctaCATCCTGATGTTGTTGGTATACCCCAACGCGCGTCGTGCCCACCAACACCAACAAAGTGGTTCCAGCAAGATGTGAGAACACGGTGGAACAGCAGATtgttacttggatgtggggagtgcatCGAGAAacgatccaggctgcgttggatatgGAGAGCCGGCTTGGAGACAGTGTCTGCTCCAGATGAGGAGCATGCACCCTCTGTCTGATGTGTTCatgagatcctcctaaatattgTCATAgtttcttaattgatttattctttgaagcatgaatattaatctatacaaTTGCAATGCATTGACTTTAGTGATGTAAGTccacacagtcccagccataacaacaaaagACTATGGGTCTGTAATCATGAAGTGCTTAGAGTAATCAGTCTCCCCATGGTGAGAGGGGTGGAAACTGTTACCACCATCAGGTATCTGGGCACCCACATCTCCGCAGACCACTCCAGGACTTACAACATCAAGACTCTGGTAAAGAAGGCTCAGCCACGGCTTCATTTTCTGCAGATCCTCAGCTGTTGCTGGCCTTCTATCACTCCTCTGTCCACAGTTGAGGACAGGAAGGTGGCGCAGAGGGTCGGCAGCCCACCCTGGAACACACATCCACATCCTGCTGCCATCACAGGGGACCCTTCACACACCGGTCCACCCTCTGTTTGACCTGTTGTCTTCTGGAAGGCACTTCAGGTCAATCAAGTCCCACATCACCAGACTgactaaaggccctggtatacttctgcacaGATGCCATGCTGCGTGTTGCCATCCAATCCAAATCAGTTCATCAAGCTATGTGTGCGAAAGTCAATAAAGTAGCTTTTATTACATT includes the following:
- the LOC131473606 gene encoding PDZ domain-containing protein 8-like gives rise to the protein MIYLILVSVFSGAAVTLLLQFLFIYRRSPEPVGRTVQYVKVVPENTLKDYFNSQHVDAGQQQQQQQLESAAAAAAAKPHEAASARQQQQQQQEAAAVSGGSPKQAPPPPPPPPYSDSSDATKPETCNFLNAIFLFLFRELRDTPVVRHWLTKKIKVEFEELLQTKTAGRLLEGLSLRDISLGNSLPVFKSATLMKPVHVNEDGMPEELNFEVDIEYNGGFHLAIDVELVFGKSAYLFVKMRRVVGRLRLQFTRMPFSHWSFSFLDDPLVDFEVKSQFEGRPLPQLTSIIVNQLKRVIKKKHTLPNYKIRYKPFFPFQVQPPLGSSCDVDLSVQESMLVEGQLRVTLIECSR